The proteins below are encoded in one region of Rhodopirellula halodulae:
- a CDS encoding ISL3 family transposase has product MQETEFYQQILGLKQPWFVADVKLDPEAQQVDVYVEHPEGTSFCCPECGKACSVYDHTKSRRWRHLDTMQFRTVLHAQPSRVNCPEHGVRQATLPWAEKSSRFTILFDRFAIDVLLATQTVLGAQGILKTSWDETWHILKRAAARWQARKSAKPMPRIVIDEKAFRKGQNYITLIYDLDRSTVEAISDGNDTESGNACFSQLSQEQRDSVEAIAMDMSAALVRSAKQNIPLAEHKIVHDRFHIMKLASEAVDKVRRGEHRQLKSQGDDRLTGTRYLWLPGQENLTDGQRERFDRVYKQELETGKAWAYKEMLRDLWHHEDVGSATLFFQDWYRRVIHTKLTPLKKVARTIKERLANVVSYCAHGITNAVAKGINSKIMSIKRRVGGYRNRENFKTAIYFYCGGLDPYPQ; this is encoded by the coding sequence ATGCAGGAAACCGAATTTTACCAGCAAATTCTCGGACTCAAGCAACCTTGGTTCGTGGCTGATGTCAAACTTGATCCCGAGGCCCAGCAAGTTGACGTGTACGTCGAGCATCCTGAAGGAACCTCATTTTGCTGTCCCGAATGCGGCAAAGCCTGCTCGGTCTACGATCACACGAAGTCGCGTCGCTGGCGACACCTGGACACCATGCAATTCCGCACCGTCCTTCACGCTCAACCGTCTCGCGTGAATTGCCCTGAGCACGGCGTCAGACAGGCGACGTTGCCTTGGGCTGAGAAGAGCAGTCGCTTCACTATCTTATTTGATCGCTTTGCGATCGATGTGTTGCTCGCCACGCAAACCGTCCTAGGAGCCCAAGGCATCTTGAAAACAAGCTGGGACGAGACCTGGCACATTCTCAAAAGAGCAGCCGCTCGCTGGCAAGCTCGCAAATCGGCAAAACCGATGCCGCGAATTGTTATCGATGAAAAGGCCTTCCGCAAAGGGCAAAACTATATCACGTTAATTTACGACCTCGATCGCAGCACCGTAGAAGCGATTTCCGATGGCAACGATACCGAGAGCGGAAACGCCTGTTTTTCGCAGCTTTCGCAGGAACAGCGTGACTCTGTAGAAGCCATCGCGATGGACATGAGTGCCGCGTTGGTCCGAAGCGCCAAGCAGAACATTCCACTGGCGGAGCACAAGATCGTGCACGATCGTTTTCACATCATGAAGCTGGCAAGCGAAGCGGTCGACAAGGTGCGTCGCGGCGAACACCGACAACTGAAGAGTCAAGGCGATGATCGCTTGACGGGAACTCGCTATCTCTGGCTCCCGGGGCAAGAGAACCTGACCGACGGCCAGCGAGAACGATTCGACCGGGTCTACAAGCAAGAGTTGGAGACGGGAAAGGCTTGGGCCTACAAGGAAATGCTTCGCGACCTGTGGCACCATGAGGACGTGGGGTCAGCAACGCTCTTCTTCCAGGACTGGTACCGGCGAGTGATTCACACCAAGCTGACTCCGCTGAAGAAGGTCGCCCGCACCATCAAGGAACGTCTCGCCAACGTCGTGAGCTACTGCGCTCATGGAATCACCAACGCGGTGGCCAAGGGAATCAACAGCAAGATCATGTCAATCAAACGACGCGTCGGTGGCTACCGAAACCGAGAAAACTTCAAAACCGCGATCTATTTCTACTGCGGTGGGCTGGATCCCTACCCACAATAA
- a CDS encoding glycosyltransferase family 4 protein encodes MTERIVREMQRQFSLRVFDIGKNGRPRGRRWQLKKLIRSVFSALRIFSWKRRGQERLYLVLNSASGLIYNLAQVIAGRGRGFEMVVHHHVWSYLSKRDWRMDLIIRFLGDNAVHVVACPEMASALEKVYARRLRFAYVTPGIVGLPEQSEPDNAPNTGGRAFRLGMLSNLTIEKGLGDAIETFAELRRRDRDVELILAGPAAEPEARRRIADAQQKYGDRIHVLGPVYGDEKTAFYREIDAFLFPTRYRNESWGIVLNEALMAGVPVITLRRGCIGYLVGKTGGTLAAHDNDYVETATSQIEHWIKEPAQYAKATGMARSRGNELREEAEAQLTCFLDGFQTGHWPTPMRHG; translated from the coding sequence ATGACTGAGCGAATTGTTCGTGAGATGCAAAGACAATTCTCACTGCGTGTGTTTGACATTGGAAAGAACGGTCGCCCTCGCGGCCGAAGATGGCAGCTTAAAAAGCTGATTCGCAGCGTTTTCTCTGCCCTTCGAATCTTTAGCTGGAAACGACGGGGACAGGAGCGATTGTACCTCGTACTCAACTCCGCGTCTGGACTCATCTACAATCTCGCTCAAGTGATTGCTGGTCGCGGCAGAGGATTTGAAATGGTGGTCCACCATCATGTGTGGTCTTATCTTTCCAAACGTGATTGGCGAATGGACCTGATCATTCGGTTTTTAGGAGACAATGCTGTACACGTCGTTGCCTGCCCGGAAATGGCATCCGCACTGGAGAAGGTTTACGCTCGTCGCCTGAGGTTTGCCTATGTGACACCAGGAATCGTCGGATTGCCAGAGCAAAGCGAACCCGACAATGCACCAAACACGGGAGGACGTGCTTTCCGGCTTGGCATGCTCAGCAATCTAACAATCGAAAAGGGTTTGGGCGATGCAATTGAAACGTTTGCGGAGCTAAGACGACGCGACCGTGATGTCGAGTTAATACTTGCCGGCCCCGCGGCTGAACCGGAAGCTAGGCGGAGAATCGCCGATGCACAGCAGAAATATGGCGACCGAATACACGTTCTTGGACCTGTCTACGGTGACGAGAAGACCGCTTTCTATCGAGAAATCGATGCATTCCTATTTCCGACTCGATATCGAAACGAATCCTGGGGGATCGTTTTGAACGAAGCACTGATGGCAGGGGTTCCAGTCATCACGCTCCGCCGAGGTTGTATTGGATACCTTGTCGGAAAGACCGGAGGTACTCTAGCTGCTCACGACAACGATTATGTCGAGACAGCTACATCGCAAATTGAACACTGGATCAAAGAGCCGGCCCAATACGCCAAGGCTACGGGAATGGCGCGGAGTCGGGGCAATGAATTGAGGGAAGAGGCTGAAGCTCAGTTGACTTGCTTCCTTGATGGTTTCCAAACCGGGCATTGGCCTACCCCCATGAGACATGGCTGA
- a CDS encoding O-antigen ligase family protein codes for MHQSQQNHLLGHGRSAEGKGNVKVGNERDSVRFDICGSFLPSTFNLHLHMLSPEISFWIMLTVSLGFAGWFGWQHGKKYALGAGLAASLLAGTWFDITVLNTRINVTMATAIVLLVVYCTHSWREIFRHLGLLDYLIGAITIWHIIVDTYHGEQPLAVAAQAYGQWMLPYAAGRYAFLHRNSLLKLGPVFAIAGAIISLLCVAEACSGTNIWETAFAPRDELVNFNGRVRYGIAYRACGPTRHAIFLSNMLLTLIPFAILMTQREINWFPKLGKRNRLPGLAIVAILTAGIASSLSRGPLITLYVAGCLSIAWLYRPAAWTLLGASLIAAILVAANWNEFIRLIESNEQDRKRASVLVVDDEDEAIIYTGTRNRLVILQVYVPIFLEGGPLGYGTTASTGFPPKDLPGLPTAPKVRKRLGIVDNAFLNNGLRFGWVGLVLFAGLFVLATSTALHLARRASTYFFPLDQRYFIAVAMLSIAFLFEIATVFWSYDYATWMLLGFGTVSGLLSQVKRPDFAV; via the coding sequence GTGCATCAGTCTCAGCAAAATCATTTGCTCGGTCACGGGCGTTCAGCCGAAGGAAAAGGCAACGTCAAAGTTGGCAATGAGCGTGATTCGGTTCGCTTTGACATCTGCGGCTCTTTTCTTCCTTCCACTTTCAACCTTCACCTGCACATGCTCAGCCCCGAAATCTCGTTTTGGATCATGCTGACCGTTTCGCTTGGCTTCGCAGGGTGGTTCGGATGGCAGCACGGAAAGAAATACGCCTTGGGCGCTGGCTTGGCCGCTTCTTTGCTGGCGGGCACTTGGTTTGACATCACGGTGCTGAACACACGCATCAATGTCACGATGGCGACTGCGATCGTGCTTCTCGTTGTCTATTGCACACACTCATGGCGAGAAATCTTTCGCCACCTCGGCCTGCTCGACTACCTCATTGGCGCGATCACGATCTGGCACATCATCGTCGACACTTACCACGGCGAACAGCCACTCGCCGTCGCCGCCCAGGCCTACGGCCAATGGATGCTTCCCTATGCCGCCGGCCGCTATGCCTTCCTGCACCGCAACTCATTACTCAAACTCGGACCAGTCTTCGCGATTGCTGGCGCGATCATTTCTCTACTCTGCGTCGCTGAAGCCTGTTCTGGAACCAACATCTGGGAAACCGCCTTTGCTCCACGCGATGAGCTGGTCAATTTTAACGGTCGGGTTCGATACGGGATTGCCTATCGAGCATGCGGTCCCACACGACATGCAATCTTCCTGAGCAACATGCTACTCACGCTCATCCCGTTTGCCATTTTGATGACGCAGCGAGAAATCAATTGGTTTCCAAAACTCGGAAAGCGGAACCGTCTACCCGGCCTCGCAATCGTTGCCATCTTAACCGCAGGAATCGCCTCGTCCTTGTCGCGAGGCCCGTTAATCACACTCTACGTGGCAGGCTGCCTTTCGATCGCATGGCTCTACCGCCCTGCTGCGTGGACATTGCTTGGAGCTAGTCTGATCGCGGCGATTCTTGTCGCGGCGAATTGGAACGAATTCATTCGATTGATAGAATCGAACGAACAAGACCGCAAGCGAGCCTCCGTTCTGGTCGTTGACGATGAAGACGAAGCCATCATCTACACGGGAACCAGAAACCGCCTTGTGATCTTACAGGTCTACGTTCCAATCTTCCTTGAGGGTGGCCCGCTAGGTTACGGAACGACAGCCAGCACCGGCTTCCCACCGAAAGACCTTCCAGGGCTTCCCACTGCGCCCAAAGTCCGAAAACGCCTAGGCATCGTCGACAACGCCTTCCTCAATAACGGCCTGCGTTTTGGCTGGGTTGGATTGGTTTTGTTCGCAGGGCTGTTCGTTCTCGCAACGTCAACGGCACTCCACCTCGCACGTCGAGCCAGCACCTATTTCTTCCCGCTAGATCAACGCTACTTCATCGCCGTCGCCATGCTTTCCATCGCGTTCCTGTTCGAGATCGCCACTGTGTTTTGGTCTTACGACTACGCGACTTGGATGCTGCTCGGATTTGGTACGGTCTCCGGACTGCTATCACAAGTGAAGCGTCCTGACTTCGCAGTTTGA
- a CDS encoding O-antigen polymerase has protein sequence MPPKELQQQATIRKAVGLALGVLFVATLLGLAVAWSEMSPTRFRLALMLVGPAFITLATPILIAMRQRPYDIFHPLNFVALSFFFGVFGRVLYVLSAHSEAAQDLLEGRPIEMLIPGAILSATGSVLLCTGFVVAGSIHVRMRTLNRIFEGTTYRGLSLWLPFWLLVSLGATYLFLRETGFQYDGFASLSAKRRMVVNGNETPLGYHRLLAQGISRIVMLILISMWFWPIRRSIGLRLWILTFSLSAVALPFMASSRVNVLLALIAACVAINRLKIIQFRTLLLAVAACVVILTCMLALRRENQRGIDASESIVNLGLEPLFGNKNFACVVKLSHIYDGVPDLMEYKYGQSYLGMFYAPIPRTLWEDKPAIRMGREITEKIYHRGLDLRDKGGGTPPGMFAEAIINFSVYLFPLFVFLVGLLFRILDNSLKALADQSPVGTALYAGIMPGLSLELMSGDFVATVILTLSVLGILVAICILRRLTIKRRYTYLSYDETEPAR, from the coding sequence ATGCCTCCTAAAGAGTTACAACAACAAGCTACGATTCGCAAGGCAGTGGGACTTGCGCTGGGCGTACTCTTTGTTGCAACGCTGCTTGGTCTCGCAGTTGCTTGGTCCGAAATGTCTCCGACCCGATTTCGACTCGCTCTGATGCTAGTGGGCCCAGCATTCATCACCCTCGCCACGCCAATCTTGATCGCGATGCGGCAACGCCCGTACGACATTTTCCACCCACTCAATTTTGTTGCACTGTCGTTCTTTTTTGGTGTATTTGGACGTGTCCTCTATGTGCTATCTGCGCACTCGGAAGCGGCGCAAGACCTACTGGAGGGACGTCCAATCGAGATGCTTATCCCTGGTGCAATTCTTAGTGCCACGGGTTCAGTTTTGCTTTGCACCGGTTTCGTCGTGGCAGGATCGATTCATGTTCGCATGCGAACGCTAAACCGAATTTTTGAGGGAACGACCTATCGAGGACTTTCGCTCTGGCTTCCGTTTTGGCTTCTCGTTTCACTAGGCGCCACGTACCTATTTCTTCGCGAAACAGGCTTTCAATATGATGGATTTGCATCGCTTTCAGCAAAGCGTCGCATGGTTGTCAATGGAAACGAAACTCCACTTGGCTACCATCGCTTGCTCGCTCAAGGCATTTCACGGATTGTTATGCTAATTCTAATTTCGATGTGGTTTTGGCCGATTCGCCGCAGTATTGGCTTACGACTTTGGATCTTGACATTCAGCCTTTCAGCCGTAGCGTTGCCGTTCATGGCCAGCAGTCGCGTCAATGTATTGCTGGCACTTATCGCCGCCTGCGTTGCGATTAACCGACTGAAGATCATTCAATTTCGAACGCTACTACTGGCAGTTGCTGCATGCGTAGTGATTCTGACTTGCATGCTTGCACTGCGCAGAGAGAATCAACGGGGAATAGACGCGTCAGAGTCAATCGTAAACCTAGGTTTGGAACCGCTGTTCGGGAACAAGAACTTCGCTTGTGTGGTCAAGCTTTCGCATATCTATGACGGAGTCCCGGACTTAATGGAATATAAATATGGCCAATCATACCTTGGCATGTTTTATGCCCCGATCCCTCGTACTCTTTGGGAAGACAAGCCAGCAATACGGATGGGGCGAGAAATCACAGAGAAAATCTACCACCGCGGATTAGACCTCCGAGACAAAGGCGGTGGAACTCCGCCTGGAATGTTCGCCGAGGCAATTATCAATTTCAGCGTGTATTTATTCCCATTGTTTGTGTTCCTGGTTGGCTTACTATTCCGAATACTCGACAATTCACTAAAAGCACTGGCCGACCAAAGTCCAGTTGGAACGGCACTTTATGCTGGAATCATGCCTGGGCTGAGCCTCGAATTGATGTCTGGAGACTTCGTGGCCACCGTTATTCTAACATTGTCTGTATTGGGCATCCTCGTCGCCATCTGCATTCTTAGACGCTTAACTATCAAGCGGCGATATACCTATCTTTCCTACGACGAAACGGAACCTGCACGATAG
- a CDS encoding sulfotransferase domain-containing protein: MKSGFRHRLVTLRHRNLTSNDVFLSSYPKSGNTWLRHLITYVVTQESVPWRGGVDGVSRLVGRHRLLPEVAAGGGRLIKTHEPHRASYRRAVLLVRDGRDVAVSEYYFQKTYTPYFYKYGNSFERFLNLFLKGKTNGYRAWHYHTSTWLDATADRQNDILVLPFERLKSEPHESLRSVVDHIGLEADDSLIRDAIADCSLESMKQKEDKYWKDRGESSKNFVRSGSFGGWRKHFTPELEEAFWKTAGSTMERLGYERVRLSQ; encoded by the coding sequence ATGAAGAGTGGCTTTCGGCACCGACTAGTCACACTACGGCACCGGAACCTGACATCAAACGATGTATTTCTGAGCTCGTACCCGAAGTCAGGCAACACGTGGCTTCGTCACTTAATCACATATGTAGTGACTCAAGAGTCCGTTCCTTGGCGAGGTGGCGTTGATGGCGTCTCCAGATTAGTGGGGCGTCACCGGTTACTTCCGGAGGTCGCCGCTGGCGGAGGAAGGTTAATCAAGACACACGAACCGCATCGCGCGAGCTATCGACGCGCGGTTTTATTGGTACGTGACGGTCGTGACGTCGCAGTTTCCGAATACTACTTTCAAAAAACCTACACCCCTTACTTTTACAAGTACGGCAACTCGTTCGAACGATTCTTGAATTTATTCTTGAAAGGCAAGACAAACGGGTATCGAGCTTGGCACTACCACACGTCAACTTGGCTTGATGCGACTGCGGATCGACAGAATGACATCCTCGTCTTGCCATTCGAGCGTTTGAAGAGCGAGCCCCATGAGTCGCTTCGAAGCGTCGTCGATCACATAGGACTCGAGGCCGATGACTCTTTGATTCGAGACGCAATTGCCGATTGCAGTTTAGAATCGATGAAGCAGAAAGAAGATAAGTACTGGAAAGATCGTGGTGAATCCAGCAAAAACTTTGTTCGTTCAGGCAGCTTTGGTGGATGGCGGAAACACTTCACGCCAGAGTTAGAAGAAGCATTCTGGAAAACCGCAGGCTCGACCATGGAACGACTTGGTTACGAGAGGGTTCGCCTGAGCCAATGA
- a CDS encoding polysaccharide biosynthesis/export family protein produces the protein MTRFKETLMKSMAKTACGMLAMAAIGSTGCHQHLVSSAAHAVPAHRLDPELFACSREALGPLPYATLGQPKPAAHRIAAGDTLSVYVFGVFPPNEDETPVQQRTQAVNQRYYPPRGSVVAPATGLPIQVDADGSVTLPIIGRVDVNGLTMSEAIERITARLIEEEVVQEGKERVTVDLLIPRVKRVVVLREDTPNTQVALVSPQAVDEIHRGSGEVIDLPIYENDVLHALASTGGLPGTDAARELYVIRASAGLNTSFISGGQLQSIVSGGEGGQCNPGVIRIPLAGCPCDNLPFTQQDVILEEGDVVFIPRRNEYFIAGGLLPGGRVPLPRDQDVDIIEAIALASGSAGGPLGRDGSVLAGGTPGYLREPSRVLVLRTLPDGRQMTIRCDLDRAMKDPKERLRILPDDVVMLQQKPGPAFFNGFLNYFSGDSILVAFTRE, from the coding sequence ATGACCCGCTTTAAAGAAACCCTGATGAAGAGCATGGCGAAGACCGCCTGTGGCATGCTCGCGATGGCCGCGATCGGCAGCACCGGATGTCATCAGCACTTGGTGTCGTCCGCCGCTCACGCCGTGCCGGCTCATCGTCTGGATCCAGAACTGTTTGCTTGCTCGCGTGAGGCGTTGGGCCCGTTGCCATATGCGACGCTGGGCCAGCCGAAGCCGGCAGCTCACCGAATTGCGGCCGGTGACACCTTGAGTGTTTACGTCTTTGGTGTTTTCCCACCAAACGAAGACGAGACACCAGTTCAGCAGCGAACTCAGGCTGTTAACCAGCGTTACTATCCGCCGCGAGGCAGTGTGGTCGCTCCCGCAACCGGCCTTCCAATTCAAGTCGATGCCGATGGGAGCGTGACGCTGCCCATCATCGGGCGGGTTGATGTAAACGGTTTGACGATGAGTGAGGCGATCGAACGCATCACCGCTCGTTTGATTGAAGAAGAAGTGGTTCAAGAAGGCAAAGAACGCGTGACGGTGGATCTCTTGATCCCGCGTGTCAAACGTGTCGTCGTTCTTCGAGAAGATACGCCGAACACCCAAGTGGCTCTTGTCTCACCGCAAGCCGTAGATGAAATTCATCGTGGTTCGGGCGAAGTGATCGATTTGCCGATCTACGAGAACGATGTGTTGCACGCCCTGGCATCGACAGGTGGATTGCCAGGTACCGACGCCGCTCGTGAATTGTATGTCATCCGTGCGAGTGCGGGCTTGAACACCAGCTTCATCAGCGGTGGTCAATTGCAGAGCATCGTCTCCGGTGGAGAAGGCGGTCAGTGTAACCCTGGAGTGATTCGAATTCCGCTTGCGGGTTGCCCCTGTGACAACCTACCCTTCACACAACAAGACGTCATCTTGGAAGAAGGCGATGTGGTGTTCATTCCACGTCGCAACGAATACTTCATCGCGGGTGGCCTGCTCCCCGGAGGACGTGTTCCTCTTCCTCGTGACCAGGACGTCGACATCATCGAGGCAATCGCACTCGCCAGTGGTTCAGCAGGTGGTCCTCTTGGCCGCGATGGTAGCGTCCTGGCGGGTGGAACTCCCGGTTACCTTCGAGAGCCAAGCCGTGTATTGGTTCTTCGTACGTTGCCCGATGGGCGTCAGATGACCATTCGTTGTGACCTGGATCGTGCGATGAAAGATCCGAAAGAGCGACTTCGAATTCTGCCTGACGACGTTGTCATGCTGCAGCAAAAACCTGGTCCCGCATTCTTCAATGGGTTCCTGAACTACTTCAGCGGAGACTCAATCTTGGTTGCCTTCACTCGAGAGTAG
- a CDS encoding polysaccharide pyruvyl transferase family protein, giving the protein MNSPNAQSETRKYAIFGFFGGFNSGDEAILETVIRNLRSLHPNADIVAICPRIRSGYAPVYESMGIRVVPANAVKQVRLLLRTHQLIVGGGQIITGDRSYKGLLYLWWLHRIAASHGRKPYMVGIGVEGVQRRLAKWIVKSLTGYTARIGCRDEYSLNMLRSAGCDDGKLKLTADVVLSSVFQMEKIKTLQKQERPIAIGLHHSPVRTYAEPDFYQSLVKKIRLAFPERSVVLVSNDSRTNFDAGLLNHLTTSIDDPLVGFQHFDSLEDVVKVYAHALCVVSVRMHPLILALIHEVPVVGVKRSKKVEQLSSRVGFPLYCPLNESNPSSDSGDLIKCIKRAIQQESFELGELPNLAKINFLSV; this is encoded by the coding sequence ATGAACAGCCCCAACGCTCAATCCGAGACACGCAAGTACGCAATCTTCGGCTTCTTCGGTGGATTCAATTCAGGCGATGAAGCCATCCTGGAGACCGTGATCCGAAATCTACGCTCGCTTCATCCGAACGCGGACATCGTGGCGATCTGCCCACGAATCCGAAGTGGGTATGCACCGGTCTACGAGTCGATGGGAATTCGCGTTGTTCCGGCAAATGCAGTGAAGCAAGTCCGCCTATTGCTTCGGACGCACCAACTGATTGTTGGCGGCGGCCAAATCATCACCGGCGACCGTTCCTACAAAGGGCTGCTCTACCTCTGGTGGCTACATCGAATTGCTGCGTCCCATGGTCGCAAGCCATACATGGTTGGAATTGGAGTTGAAGGGGTCCAGCGGCGACTTGCGAAGTGGATCGTGAAGAGTTTGACAGGGTACACCGCACGCATCGGATGCCGCGATGAGTATTCGCTAAACATGCTCCGCAGTGCTGGATGCGACGATGGAAAACTTAAGCTAACCGCAGACGTCGTTCTTTCATCCGTGTTCCAAATGGAAAAGATCAAGACCTTGCAAAAGCAAGAGCGTCCAATTGCGATTGGCCTGCACCACAGCCCGGTTCGTACGTATGCGGAACCCGACTTTTACCAAAGCCTGGTGAAGAAAATTCGCCTCGCATTCCCGGAAAGAAGTGTGGTACTTGTATCCAATGACTCTCGAACAAACTTTGACGCTGGCCTGTTAAACCACCTTACAACGTCGATTGATGACCCTCTTGTGGGCTTTCAACACTTCGATTCACTCGAGGACGTGGTCAAGGTGTACGCACATGCATTGTGCGTGGTAAGTGTCAGAATGCATCCGCTAATATTGGCATTGATTCACGAAGTCCCAGTGGTTGGTGTAAAACGAAGCAAAAAGGTCGAACAACTGTCCAGCAGAGTTGGATTCCCCCTCTACTGCCCTTTAAATGAAAGCAATCCTTCAAGCGACAGCGGTGATTTGATTAAATGTATCAAACGAGCGATCCAGCAAGAATCGTTTGAGTTAGGTGAATTGCCCAATCTTGCGAAGATCAATTTCTTAAGTGTCTGA